The Magnolia sinica isolate HGM2019 chromosome 3, MsV1, whole genome shotgun sequence genome includes the window CTGTACTTTCTCAGTTTCTTATATTTCACTCTGTACTTTCTCAGTTTCTCATCTTGATGATAGTCTGCTCATTAGGATCACAATGTCACAATTTACTATTCCAAAATAAACATTGGATTGGTAGAACTAAGTAATGAAAATATTGAATAAACCAGGAAAAACCTAAACCTGTTTTTCCCAACAAAACTAAATCCTCGTTTAATCAGTTCCATCGCAAAACACTTAGAATCTGATAATCACATTTCAtatattggatggctaagattgtcATATTGAAGTCCTTGAGCACCATGGTAATCCAAGGTAGGGCCTAATTAGTGGAATGTTCCTAATCATACTGAATCGACGATCAATATCACTTGATTGGTGTAACAAAAGTCAGTCCAGtaactttttttattttgtaactGGGTCATGGGAAAAATGGTTCAAACGGTTGGTACAAACATTAAACCTTCAAAGCATTTAAGCCATATCTACCAAAAGGTAGTTTATGGAGACACTTTAAGGGTGTGTTTGAAGTAAGTTTGCATTGAGTAGCATGGTCATTGGATCAAATGGAAAGTGATGAGCTCATTTCTTCATAATGAACAAAAGAGCTCACTTGCCATTTGGAGCCACTTTCATGTACTTCCTGCATTCCGGTCAATGTGAAACAAGTTTCcacacttttaaaaaaaaaaaaaaaactattattaATGTTTCCTCtattcgcttttttttttttttgtggagtaTCTCCAGATTCCATTTGGCAAAGAATGATAAGAATATGCGATATGGGTTTTTTCATTCTTTCCTAGATTCTCTTTTATGGTATTGTGATTATTGAATCTTTCTTGGGTATGTTTGGCTGTTTCTGTTTTTTATTTAATTCTGTTTCATTTGGGTTTGATTTTGTATTGATCATAGATCAAATGTTATCTTCCACTGCTTCAACCAAGTCAAGATGAGAGGAGCCGATGGTGCATTGCCAACTGTTGAGGCCAGGCATCGGTCGGCGGGACTGCCGTAAGCATCTTTCTTATATTTTTTCACGTTTGATCTTTCTCCTAATTTTGTGCCATTTAGAGCCCAACTGTAAGAagtaaattttgaaatatttatttttctttttaaaattgtaatgtttttagtttttaaataGAAAAGAATAGTTTTTGCAAGTAATTTGTGAATTTTCACCATGAAaatatgttgatgcatttgtggagcAGGCATGGATATGATTACATTGAATTCTTGTGCAAGGGTGTGAAGGGTTTGAAAACAAGAAAATGGTAAGTGTTTACTTAACTCAGGCAAATCATCTTTTGGACAAATTAGATGTATGCACATCAGCTGGacccatccaaattgtggtcctcATTTCCAGAAAGTAGTCACCTTGATAATATGGCCGTTGGGAATTTTGAGTGTGTTATGGACTACTGATAGCCCAttaccattttttcttctctgcTTTTAGCATTTCATCCATCATGAATGTAGCATGCATTAATTGCAGAGTTCGGACTGTTTCCTCATCCAAACTTTTATGGCTTAATTTATCCACTGTGATAATTTTGTTTATTGGCAATTTAATGATGGCTTTTTAATTTGGATGGTCGGGATTATTTTTCACTTAAAAATTGAACCACAAGAAATGGGAACTTCTGCTTAGCCTCAGTCATTTGGTTGTGTTATTCGGAATTGATTGTGTTATCATTTGGTTCTTCCTTAGTAATGATATGTCTACCAGGAAGTTATTGGGGAGGAGAGGCTCTGGAAACTACTATTCTTTACTAAATTTACCAAAGGCACAAGGGATGATTTACATAAATTGTGAATTTGTCAttgcttgaaatttgaatctccAATGCTTTAGATGAAAAATGCTATGAAAGTACTCTTTTGTTTTGCTAATTCTTCTATTCTGAGGTCGGCACCATTTTCTGGTAGGTACTAGAAGATGGTTGATGCTGAGGATATTCAACCTCTTGTGTGCGATAATGGAACTGGAATGGTTAAGGTACCATGTAGGACTTTCTATCAtaaaaattgtaattgaaaaccAAGCTCATGATGTTTGTACAATACTATTTGAGCTCATTTCGtatgagcgaggcccatgattcagcaatccaaaccgtcgaAATGATTGTCCCCTCTATGGATGACCCATGCTCATCTCCCAATTGGAAAAACCTCGACCCTTCAATAGTTGGCcaaataaatggacagttaagaaagaaaatgcagccaaCCTTCACATTCAATGGGAAAAAGCCAAATATTAtatagctaggatcttccaatctggggtaCTTTTTGTCCATGATGTCCATTGTATCAATGGTTTTGGGATCACTGAAGCATGTGCCCCACCTTTGCAAACTGAACATATTGTACAAGCTCTCAGCTtaagcattgtataatacctccAAGTTAAACTAATGACTAAGAGATTCCTCAACATGATATGCTCTATTGCCCTGATTTGATTGTTCAAAAGGATGAAGAGTTTGATGGAAATGTTTCGAATAGAGTTAAAGAGTTGGATGGGTGGGTGAGGAGGAGATGTGCCTCTATAGTGTTGGGGTTGCATGCGAATGAAACATGAAGGTAGATTTTTTGTTTTACTCATTTCTCTTTCATTAGTAGGTGTATTTCTTTTCCGATATGCCAGTGGTAGAGCTCTATAGTCATTTTCTCTAGATAGTTACAATAGCTCGACGGAGGTAATGTTATCTTATCTTGCCATGTTTTATTTGTTTGATCGATTTGTCACTTTCTTTTCGATTTGCGAACAAGGCGGGTTGCACCGGGAGAGGTGGTCGAGAAGACTGTTGAGAAGAGGCAGAAGAGGATGATCAAGAACAAGGAGTCTGCTGCTCGATCAGGGGCCAGGAAGCAGGTGGGCCTGTAAAATCAGGTGGGACCTACCTTTTGGTGATCGATAGTGTTTGTTTGGCAGACCCCACTATGGATGGTGATGGACAAAAGATGCCCTCCAGTGAACAATAGTAGCCTTTCAATCAGTAAACTTGCTTGTAGCATTAGCATGTGGACCATTTACTTTATTTgatttccaaccatccatttccaagGTAGGCATTGGTTGCTCGGTTTCTCCACTATTTTTGCAACATCACCCATCCACAGTGGGGTAGACCACATGAGGATCAGGATCCATTTTGGGTGTCTTTACCTATACAAAATTCTAGCATGGACTAAAATGCCACTGGCCCTGATTGaacattgcatattttctcctcACTGTAGTAATTtggaaaaaaacaagaaaagaaaagaaaagaaaaaaagaagaagaagaatccttAAATCATTTAGTTTTAGTAACTACAAAGAATCATGGTTGCATTAATATTCTTATGGGAatgcttgattgattgattttcaGGCGATGTTTCGAGCCATAGGGATTGGGTCCTCTCGGTCCCTTCCATTGGCTACTGCATTGAATTGGGTGCTGAAGGATGGGCTTGGACTGCTTAGCCGATGCATATACACTGCTAGCCTTGGATCTGCATTCGATGCCAACTTGAAGGTATGAGTATTGTTACTTGTTCTAGAATTCAATCTTTTGGTGGCATCAGAATTAGGTTTAGTGATTGATCTTGCTATGTGCTGTTTTTGTCTCATATGCAGAGGGTAAGGTTCTCAATATCAATCTTATTCAGCTTGAGCATTGGAGTTGAGTTGCTGACTCCAATGTTTCCCCAGTATTTTTTGCTTCTTGCAACTATAGCCAACATTTTGAAATCAATTAGTCTGGCTGCCTACCTAGCAACCGGTGTAAGGTTTCAACCTTTTGTATACTTTTGATTCACTAATATACAGGCCTGTTATACTTACATCAAGTTGATAGTAACAACATAAGGGCCTGTTTACAACACCCCTGAACTTTAGGCTGACCAACATGTTCACTGGTTTGAATGAGTATGCCATGGTAATGGGTCTGACCCATTGTTGTGGCATTTCATTTTGATGATTACATGTTCGAGGAGAGTGTTTGTCTGCTCATTAGAGCCACTTGGTTTGTGCCTCTACCATTGGAGGCTCAGGAAGAAGCCTCCTACGAACAAGAAGCTATCTATCAGtatgaggatgaggaggatgacgATCTGGATGATGAAGCTTACTTTGGCAGCTCCTCAAGCTTTCATATTGGTAACCGTAGGTATTTTATACCTCTTTAGTATATTTGTTTATTCCTAGTGAGATTTTTGTTTGTTGATACTAGCACTCTTTCTAGCATTCAATCGCTGCATgcttgtgccacatgtacaatgttTATGTGCATGCATACAGGTTGATATATTCTGCTAGCATCCAGAAACTGACTATTGGATTAAAGAACATTTTCCCCCACTGAAGATTTGTACCATTCTTTACGGATATCACAATGATATTGATGTTCCTGTCTTATTGCAAAGTAGCAATGaaggtttctttcatttcttttactCTTATATGTTTTTGCTTGGATATCCATATGCTTGTACATGTGTCAAACAAGTCTGTTTTAGACTTCATATGGTAACTTTGCTTTTTTGACATTTAAATGCTGAGAAAGAAACCTCTAGAGCTGTTAAAAGTAAAATTAGGAGCCAGGGCCATGCCAATGGAGCGATCTGAACTGTCAATATGATGGACTCCACTATAAATTATTGCTAATGGCGAGTTCTTCTTTGTAGATGCTTTCAGACAATCGAACAAGCTGTAGTTGTTCATCAGCCAAGCAAAAGTCATACCCCgttgtgactttgtattatttgtggaacctaatattgtgtaacagtttgattgagtttgttttgaaaactttaaatagactgttgttaaatgttttgttggtattgtgagtttcatgattgattgtttcatgagtggattgaatgaatggattagtagtttaaataaatatttaaaaaaattaaacatttttagcctcaattgtaaccgaggcttggatttagcctcagttgttgagaaccaaggttGAAATTCTCGTGGCTGAAGgcttttagccttggttgttgagaactgaggttaaaaatagatttagcttcaattggaagcaattgaggctaaaatttggatttagtctcacttgaagaaccgaggctataaaagtcgttttagccttggttgctaaaaccgaagctaaagcctttagccacggggatttcaacctcggtttggataactgaggcaaaactgaggctaaaggctttagccttagtttttaacctttttagccacagttttgaataGAGGTTAAAGCCCCCTTTTCGTGTAGTGCTAGGTGGAGCTAATATTCCGTTTCTTCTAATGACAAGCTGCTTgagtgtatgtgaaatccagttAAGAGTCATCCTACATAGATTAATTGCATTTAGTTGATCAGATGAAAAGCTATCTACAATGAGGTCAAGCAGGAAGTTAACTAAAGTAAACGCCGGTTACAAATTGACAGTATGAAGAAACTATTTTGTCTAGCTTTATCTTGCTTAAAACCATCTTTATTACTTTGttgattttttccttttattttcttcttctttctattgaAACTCAACACCAATGGAGAGAACAATGTATGCTAAGATTGTTTACACAATGCAGGTATTCTTGCTTCATCATGGAAAACAATGAATTTTTGGGTTCATCAAAGCAGGATTCCCCTGAAGAACTTCCATCTCTTTTCCAGAATAGAACATCCCATTCAGTGCCCAACTTCGATaatattggaaacagtggtggcCTGAATTATCCATATCAGCCAACTGTGACTCCAACAAATAATCCTTCGCCCAATCATACATCGGTTAAAGTAAGCCAATTTTTCAAAGATCAATACAATTATCGGATCTTAAATGAATTTGATATGATAATTATACTATGTGGAAAAGGATATTGGTTCTTAAATTTATTATTGTCTgcataatgtcacgccccaaactcgaaaaccgggctcacaaaattcctgatcgccaaatccggtgccaacagcctccgtagtaccctattctcggttcccagcatccatacgccagattccgatcctgggatcttacaaggaggattttctaacatacatttaactcgtaataagcataaccacaagtttaaccaaatcacaaaggcaacattatcatcacatttccactaatataaacatttgaatacagtgctgaaagggaaatacatatgacaaaatcaaatctccataagacagctgcacactttaagctcaacgctgctacaacttaacaccacttgcacgcatctatcgtgcataagcttatagaaaacttagtgggtggtgaaagagtgtgcataaggtaagtgtcgattaagcaatatcagagtaatcagagtaaacgaaaatattgataagcccataaattatacaatattagaaacactggcaagatcataaatcatacaatatcagagtaatgcgaaaacatgctgataggcccataaataccatcatccttatctaagctatgtgatgcaaagaaataaaataaatacaatatcatatactgatgaagcaatgtagatcagctatgcaatgtggggacagtaagccaaatatcagatgctgatgatgcaatgcaatatgtggtgcaaatgaaatgaccaagctggagtgaagtcgggatgatagtacgtagtatcgcaagctatggggtccatgacaagggacttctatccaaaccagtctcatacctaaatttggatagccagactcaatgtagtagactcctgatctcaagttagtcgcgcgcccaaccgaaattcttgctattacgaaggtacacaacaattagttgcgcaccaccaacccgagtggacagtgaatgaatgaatgaatatacaactcctactcgataagtccacatatcagtacggtttctctccgggatcatcaccggggtttagtgcaCTCTACATGCAAACTTTTCAAGTCAAGTTCGAGCTAAACctagctcaattcgactcgactcggtttagCTCGGATCAACTCAGATCAATTTTTGAgtaagtatatataaaaaaatcggACACTCAaaatagattattatttttttaaaaaaaaaccctaatccccCAGCGCCCTCTCGTCTCAGCCGTTTCCCCAACCCTAAAAACTCtaacccagctcgaactcgactctctTCAACGGCCTAACAACGACCGATGACCAGTACCACTCTCCTATCCTATATTTCTTGTCGTTCTCTAGCGGCCGAcaatgatgttgctcactaagtgtttgatgaaatgactcaacgaaatatagttggtggcaaggaaggtatgtgtaTGAAACAagtacccttttttttcttgatttttatattgcttagaaggtgtttgatgaaatacctgtaaaactattggTGCTGTTTTACATAGagtaagattttgaaggtgcaatccaagtGTTTTTAAAAATACTGCACAGGCAAActtggcttgatcttggctcgaactcggctcgaactggcccgaactgctgaccgaaccgagctaagCTGGCctgtcaggctcgaggaccgagtcgagctgagttcgagctggggtcagctagtggccgagccaagtcgagtcgtgcccatctcgactcggttcgactcgtgtacacatCTAGCTATAGTGTTGGTGTCAAAGGTTATAGATTATATGACAATGTCAAATGTAAAATCATCACTATTCGTGATGTCAAATTCGACGAAGGCTTCCTATTTcgtaagaatgatcaagaggagcaaaagGAACCAAAAAGGTTAGTCATGGACGTTTAGTTTAACATAGGTGATACTCAGGCTGAGACAGATGTGCAGACAAATGTACAAGAATGGGTGAAGTAGCCACTTGTGAGAAAGAATCCGCCGCAAGATCGTAGGTTACTAGCAAGATGcaaggacgactctaatattgcatatgccctcattacaaatgagggggaTCTATCTACCCTACAGGAGAATCTTAataagcctgatgcagaaaagtggaaggtgacaagggacgatgagatggactccttatACAAGAATGAAACATGAGAGCTGGTAGAGCTTTCAGTGGGCCAAAAAGCGATCAGgtacaagtggatcttcaaaaagaaacatgatagatgcaaggcaaggttggtagcgaagggttatactcaaagagaatgaatcgacttcacagagatattcgtgccGGTTGTAAAGTAAGTATCTATCAAATTCGTGTTGACACCGGtcgcccaatacgatctcgagctggaatagatggatgtgaaaactgCATTCCTACATGGTGAATTGGAAGAACggatctacataaagcaaccagagagctacaaagttaaaggggtagagaacaaAGTTTACAGGTTAAAAAGATTGTTGTACAGCCTGAAACAATCATCTAGGCAATAGTATTAAAAATTTAATTCTTTTATGTTGAGTTAGAAATATACtaagagtgaatacgatcacttgtttattataagacactaagtgatgtTCACTTATACCCCCAAgtacagggttgtgatgtagtaataatctcggtgagactgaggccGTACTCACAGGGATTAAAGGACATAACTTTTCTGAACTGATTAaggaattagaactagaattaaaCTTAAAGGAGTGATTGAAAGTTATTGTTTGTGAATTAAAACTATGAGAATATGAGAACTAGAGCACCAATGATCCACTCATAGTTATTCTAATGtatccttacttgattcaacaaaACTGCAGCTATAATTGAAGTCATAatctatccagttggatgataacGCGGTTAAAATATCATATACTATTCCAAAACAGATATGAACATCCATAGTATTGATCCATATATAAGAGTCTTGTTGAACTGATTGTGGATAGTTCTAAGCTTCTACCATGCCCGCAGTCAATGGTAGATCAAAGAATTCCACAGATCAAACAAcaataaagagaatataaaacATTCATGTAGTTCCTAAGCATCCATCGTACCCGCAGTCGATGATAGATCAAAGTAATAATGAAAAACACTTCTTAAATTCAAACCATAACTATGAAATATTCAACATGAACTTCATGAatgtgaatcaaagtaagaaaggtattaaaataaactacaagctttgCCTCTTAGCTCTATCTAAGAAATTACTTAACCATCggcatgattaaactaaaaacttttaaggaaaacataaaaataaactaaggaaagaagaaagaactcTTGAAAGGTTGCTCCACcctttgctccactccttgaaccttAATTTGTGCTTTGAAACAAATAagagacccatatttataagTTTTGATCGCACCgactttgaaaccgcctcaaatttacgtagcaGATCGCGCTTTGATCGCAATGAAGTCACCTTTGGTAAGACCGAAGTCAAGTTCAAATTGTAACTGGATTCTGTCTTTTGCAGTTGCCCAATTTTGGTCGCACCGAATTATCTCTCAGTCAAACCGAATTAGCTCTGAATTTCATTGTTCTttactggactgttttgtgcgattTTGAGCACCGAACTAGACTATTTGCTGTTGTGGACTTTGCAATCTTTGCAATCGTTTCTTCCTCCTTTGCGcctagttttcttggatctttgatatgtaaattcttcattcttgacctCCAAATCTTCAACCCTTACTTTGGTAATCCCTTGAGCATTAATTCACAACTTTTAACGTTCTTTTCTCTAAagttctcgaaatcacctcgtaagagaaaataaataaaaatagatcgATTAGGCACTATCGTGTTTATAAAATCAAGGAATAAATAggaggaaatatgcaatatttcacactcaacaaatgatgacaagttcatcatcctagtattgtatgtcaATGACATGTTGATCGTCAGTCATAACATGTTTGAAATCGATGTATTGAAAACTCAGTTGttagggacattcaagatgaaagatccgagggctgcaaagaaggttctcggcatagatattcatagagataggaaaatgagcatgctttggttatcacaagtagaataccttgaaaatgtgttgatTAAGTATGGTATGGACAAGATAAAACCAGTTAaggttccccacgcggctcacttcaagttttcctcacaacaatgtcttaaatcaaatgaggaaaaacaagATGTCTCGTGCGCCTTATTCGAATGTTAtgggcagtttaatgtatgtcatagttTGTACGAGACCGAATATTTCACaagcagttggtgttgtgagaagatacatgtcaaaccccggtaaGTAACATTGGGAAATAGTGAAATGTCTACTTctatacattcgaggtacaaaagacttcgtcttaacttttgaaaaaacAGAGGCTAAGTTAGttggatatgtggattcagattacgcaggcaatgtggattccagaaagtcgactttaagttactcatttgtgctagcaggtagagcaattagttggatgttgaagcttcagtcagTGGTGACTCTTTCCACAGCCAAAGCTCaatatatggtagtgacagaagcattcaaggaagatgTTTAGTTGAgaagcatgataaatcagttagggcTTCAACAGGAGGTTGTGCCAGTTAATTATGACAGTGAAAGCACTATTAATCTAGCTaagaattttgtttatcactctcgtactaaacacatagATGTTCGACTTATCCAACATGTGCTTAAGAAAAGAGGCGTGACTTTGGAAAAAATTTACACGAACATAAATCCggcggacatgctcaccaaggtggttcctgcagagaagttgaAGTTTTATGCAACTTCTATGGGCTTGGCGAAGCTGTAAAAGAAGGAGGAAGTGTACACGAAAAGCGATGATAGAGCTATGATGCAAGGTAGGATTAGAGAAGAGAAAAATAAGTTATG containing:
- the LOC131240153 gene encoding protein root UVB sensitive 4-like isoform X2, translated to MVHCQLLRPGIGRRDCRKHLSYIFSRLIFLLILCHLEPNCTRRWLMLRIFNLLCAIMELEWLRRVAPGEVVEKTVEKRQKRMIKNKESAARSGARKQAMFRAIGIGSSRSLPLATALNWVLKDGLGLLSRCIYTASLGSAFDANLKRVRFSISILFSLSIGVELLTPMFPQYFLLLATIANILKSISLAAYLATGEEASYEQEAIYQYEDEEDDDLDDEAYFGSSSSFHIDAFRQSNKL
- the LOC131240153 gene encoding protein root UVB sensitive 4-like isoform X1; the encoded protein is MVHCQLLRPGIGRRDCRKHLSYIFSRLIFLLILCHLEPNCTRRWLMLRIFNLLCAIMELEWLRRVAPGEVVEKTVEKRQKRMIKNKESAARSGARKQAMFRAIGIGSSRSLPLATALNWVLKDGLGLLSRCIYTASLGSAFDANLKRVRFSISILFSLSIGVELLTPMFPQYFLLLATIANILKSISLAAYLATGEEASYEQEAIYQYEDEEDDDLDDEAYFGSSSSFHIGNHAFRQSNKL